From the Lactuca sativa cultivar Salinas chromosome 9, Lsat_Salinas_v11, whole genome shotgun sequence genome, the window tcatTTGATTTATGCCAGACTTATACCATTGCTGATGAAGTGGTTATTTGAGATTTGAGTTCCCATAATAAAATAATGAAAATGATATTTGATGCTTGAGTTTTCTCAAATCGCAATGCAAATTATATTTAAGACTTGGAGGTGTATTATTATTTGAATTAGTGATTTGCCATTGTGGATTCTCATTTCAAACTGTTTTTTACTATTTAATAATGTTATCATATTTGTGTAAAAACATCCAATCaccttctttgattttttttttgttatgaaaTATTGTATGCACCGACTGTATCTTCACTATATAATGCACTAACAAAACAAAGtagaagtacaatgctataatagaCAGTATGATGTTGTAATAAGGGAAAAAATAGAAATCGATGCTTTAATATAGTCGTTATCAATTTAACAAACAAAATATTGGAAGAGTATACAATATATCTTGTGTTTACaaaaaattataagaatattTTTTTCTTGACATAAAGGCTAATAACAACATTTGCAATCAGATGCATCATCTCAAGTAAATTGTCATTCGCAATCGGATGCGGCGAATAAAGATGGAGGGCAATCCATAACAAAATCATGGACGATCCTTTAATAAAAATCGGTTGCATAAATTGCAATATATACTATTATACATGGTAGCTTTGTTGTTGGTTTGTGAAGTAAGCCATGGTAGATGTATCCACGTTGATCTGTGAACACAAAACCAAAAAGAAAGACTTAAAGAGGTTTTAAAGTAAACATGATGCAACAACCAACATGAAATCAGCAAATTTGCAAAGGTTACAATATGGGTTTAATAATTTTGATGCTCTTGCTGACAATAATCCACTAAGTAAACATAAACTTTAGACCAACTTGGTCAAATattttttttcgcaaatcaatATCAAATTGTTACTTATAAAGTCAAATGTGTGTATGCAAATCAATACAAATTCACGACTTAAGCTTTCAACAATAAACATAACGATATCATAAAAAACAATAATTTGGGTATTTTTCTCCAACTACGTTTCACTATACATCTCATGTGAACTGATATACATCAAACTGAACCAAATAATCAGACATAAGTCAATTTGGAAATCGATCATACTAAACCTCAAACCCCAAAAATTGGTAAAAGGCAAATTAAGAAAAACCCAACAAGATTAAATTGAATAAATTGACCTGAAATTCCACTGTGTTCAACCAATAACAActtataataaacatattaagAATACCCACAAACCAAATAACCTAAATACGTAGTGAGTAGTAGTTCAATTAGTGGAAAATAACACAAAATTAACGAATTCAAAACACTGAGTACGTCTGTGTATTGTATTACAATGCTAGAGTTCGATGGAGAAATTGAATTTAGGATACAAAATAAGCATATTTCAGTTTTGATTGTCTTCAATCTTCAAAACGTGTCTGGTCGTATTTGACTCTTTGGAAAGAAGGGTTCTAGAGAAATTTTGTCTAATTGATTTTTTTTGGCCTTGGACAGTCTTGGGGCCAAACAATAAGGAAGAAGGAAGTAGGAAGTAGGGAGAATGACATCGACGAACAATCTGGGAGGGGTAAATGGAAAAGTCTGGAAAAATATTACATGCGAATTTGAGGAGGAAAAATCAGAGGAAAACCGTTCATCTATTTTATAGGAAAACGACAACGTTTTAAAGGTTCTGTACCTAAATTTGGCTACATAACAGCCAtatattcctatatatatatatatatatatatatatatatatatatatatatatatatatatatatatatatatatatatatatatatatatatatatatatatatatatatatatatatattgaaattaaaaaaaaactgttGATTGGGGACAAAATAATGAAAGAGACATTAAGATTTAGTGGATACGTAGCAAGTACGTGTTACGAGGTGAAGATCCCCTCGTACCTCCCTCCACCGAGCAAAACACTATCCATATTTGCATCTGTAAGGCCAAGGCATTTACTTACACATACAATGCAAATGCAAAAATGCAAATGCAAATGCGTTCACGTGGTTCCCCTCTGCCGCctgctattattattatatatattcttggtcagttGGTCCCACAGATATGATCATCCATTAATTATTACCATCCAAAATTTACTCTCATTAAAAAGAATGTTATGAAACGTAAACCACCACTGTCCCTAACCAGGAACATCCTTTCACCATCATAATAATTAATAACTACCCttgttaaaataaatatgaaattatTTATGTACAACAAGTCTTGGGATTTGTAGATAGACTTTGTTGTTTCATTGAAGAGAGTGAGGGAGAATCCCAAGAGAAAGGTGTGCCTGTTTCTTTGATAACTATTAAAATAAATGTCATCCTTAAAGAAGATCACAGGATGCTGCTTACCTTTTCCCTTACTTGTGCTTTTTTTTTTATAAGTCTCAAGCTTTAAAACCAGAAAGAGAACATCAAGAAAGAAAGGGTCCTCTATCTATCAGAGCATCAGGTGgataataactttaaaaaaaaaaacaaaagctgTATCAGAAGATTACATCACAGAGATACAAACATGCAGCACCAACTCATGCACCAGATGCAGCACCGCCCCACACCCACACCCACAGGTGCCTTCAACACCACCACTATTACTACTGATCATATCCAACAggtctctgtctctctctctcataagTTACACTAGTGGCTACTTTTTAACTTAATGGCTGTTTTTAAATTGATTTGTGCAGTATTTGGATGAAAACAAGGCACTGATCTTGAACATTCTGGAAAATCAGAGTACAGGAAAGTTCAGTGAATGTGCAGAGTGAgtctacttttatttttattttttttaaattgtattCTTCCTCCAATATTATATGGACATAAATATGCTCTTTTTATCCAGAAACCAAACAAGGCTACAGCACAATCTCATGTATTTGGCTGCAATAGCCGACTGTCAACCAAAGTCATCTTCTACTCAACTCCAGGTTATATACCATGCAACATACTGTTTCTTTTTAATTTTGTGTTGATGATACGTATAATAAGATGCTAAAGATGGTATGCAGCAACAGCAATTGCAACAGATGGTCCCCAATTCCCATATGTTGACTCAATCACACACAGTGTTCCCTCAGCAACCACCCTTTACAATGAtacagcagcagcagcaacacGTGTTGCAGAGCCAGCTTGGCATTCAGGCCCCACGAAGCGGAAGTGGGACCAGCATGGAAGGTCAAGGATGTGGAGTTTTTCCTGATTTCAGCTTTGGGGAAGTAGCCTCCTCACATGGAGTTAGAACAGCAACCTTTTTAACAGCTAAAGATAACAGAGGCATAGCTGGTAGTGCTTCTAGTCATGATACTCATGAACATGAAGGTTCACACGACTTTCCACAAAAGAAAGGAAAATTAACCACAACAACTTAACGCTAGCTGTCTCCCAAGTAAGAGACAGAGTTCAATGAGTTTTGACCCTGAGTTGACTTCTTTTTTTAGATGTGCTACTTTGTACTAGCTCTACCTGGTTTATGTTGTAATAAGATAAGATGGTTTACAAGAATGTGAATTCAGATAAATACTGTTCTATGAGTGTCGCCATTAATGGTTTGTTTTAGGAAAAAGAAATTAGTCAAGAACTTGAATAATTAATTTACTTTTCTTAAATCTTAAATCTTAAATCTTATGTATATACACACAAGATGATAACATGAAGCAAACATACATTTTCTTTATGATTGATTCGACAACACAACATGCTGTACAATGGTACAAGTAGTGATACAACAACAAAACTTATATTGTAGTAAAcggaaatacatacatacatacactagGGCCATCAAAGATATGAATGGAGTGATGGAGTCTAGTTAGAGTCGAATAGTGCACATAACTGCAGTTTTGAAATCTAAAGGTTGTTGAAATGGTGGTTTGGTGATTAGGGTTCTCCATGTCTTCTTCTGAGGGTGGTATATTTGGAGGAATATAGATGCTGACCTTTTATTGCGTCTCAACCTTCGGTTCTCTGCTGAATCAGCTCCATTGTAAAGGACCATAACATGCAGCTCACTGTTTAGAGCAGTGAACCCCATTGATGACTCATCTGCTGCTCTTTTTGGCACACTGGTTTCCTTCCACCAGTGGTTTGAAGCCATGTCATACCTGTAACCATGTTGGAATTATGCAAATGAGATTCCAGATGACTTGAAAATTTGAAATCACAAAATTAGGGTTGAAGGTGTGAATGGGTAGGTACAAGATACCTGAATATATCATTCTTGTCGAGCATGAAAATTCCAGGAGAACCTCCATTGATATCCTCAACAATTGCAATTCTTCCAAGCTGCCTCCTCTCTCCTTCTTCCCACATATCCCCAAGCTCTCTCCACTTCCCAACCCCACCATTTTTCAACTGCATCACCACTGCATCCCTGTAATACTCGTCTACAGGAAAAACACCCAGAATTGTCCTTGACTCGCCATACCCACCCATAACCCAAAATTCCTTCTCTTCATCCACATTCCCCACCATAAACCCAACACAGCCTGCTCGAAACCTGGGCAATCCATCCAATGCCACCCATTCATTCCTCCTAATGTCATACATCTCCACAGAGCTCATCCTGCTTCCCGCAGCACCAAACATGGTGTGCCTGGACCCACCGCCAGCCACAAGAATCCGGTCAGTATTAGGGATTGCCGCACAGGCAAAGCTCCCACGAGGTGAAAGCATGGGAGGAAGAGAATCCCAACTTTGTGTCACAAAATCATATCGGAAAGCCGCAGAAGAAGGGGATGGGCGATCCAGCGGGAATGATCGGGTATCAAATAGGGACCCACCAAGTACATACAGGCGAGAATCATGAGAAACAGATGTGAAATTACAGAGACCATATACGTGAGGATTACATGGCATCGGAGGAAGATAACACCAGGCGAGATTTTGGGGGTCGAATAGGTAAGGCGAAGAAATGGAAGGGTCTTGAGGGAAGATACAGAGGATGTGAGAGCGTTTTAAGAGAGGGATGTGTTTATGGCGGATTGAGCGTAGGGTTCTCGATGAGAAAAACTGTTTCCATGATTTACAAATGGATTTGAGTCGCCCGTGATGAGAGAACGGAAGAAAAGCAAGAATCAAGGTTGCTAAATCGTCCGGGAGTCCtggaattagggttagggttggaTTTTGTGTATGAAATTCTGCACCGCTAGTGAATGAATAAGATGTCAATGGAGGAGGCATTGTCTATGAAAATATCCACGATGTACATCGATTATTAACAGTAAAGAATTCAGAAATATAATCGAATGTCTGGACAAAGGTGTATCTACGGGTGAAAGAAATTAACCTTCGGACAGGGGAATCGAACCTAGAAATGCAACCTTAACAAATACGAAAGGCAATTTGCATACGTGCATAAAGAGGGTCGGCCGGCGGTGGCTGACGGGAGGCGGTGGCGTAAATCTTGGCCAATACAAAGGTCAGCGGCTGCTATGGATTGATTGGGTACTAAAATTCGTTGGAATAAGTTTCTGGATATATTACGCCGTTTGGTACTTCATGACGTTGACGCCTTTGCTTCTGGCGAGTTTTCAAACGGTTCATTTTCAATCTAATTACGGgacgatttttttttaaaaataaaaataaaattttctaataaaagaataaatggaacgaaaggttttgaagagttttaTAAAGGGCTGATCACAAAAATATGATAGTAAGATCATCCTTCAAAAATTGAAACTTCCTTAAGCAATTTCGTGATTTTTATAAATTACGAAATTGCTTTATGGTTGTTCTTCACTAAAATGAACtacaaattttcttttctttatgAAATTTGATCATATAAAGATTTTATAACACTCATGCCCCATGTTTTTGTAGAGTTTTGTACCAAGGGACGGTACTTTTAAAAAGTATTTAGTGATTAATAGTATTTTGAAATTTAATTactaaggggtcgtttgataTTTTTCAACTAACTTAGAGTTGACTGAGTTAAAAGCCGATTGAGTTAGAAGTTCTTACTGAATTAACTTCTGACTGAAACTTGTTGTTTAATTTTGCATCTGACTAACCATATAAAATAACTATATTACATTCACCCAACATTTCCATAAGAAACCATTTTCATTGTCAACCATAAGAATCATGCATCCATTTTTCTTCTagtataataaaaagaaaatacacCAAATTTTCACATTTTCACAATAACCCAATTTTACTGAACACAGGAAATATATACAAACCAAAATTGCAAACCAAAATTGCAATCAATGTAGCAACTTTGAAACACAAACAAGGTAAGAAAATAGTTTTTACACAGTTGGCTATTTttaggatgtatgtttgagaatCCAAAGTTTTTATCTTTATTTCAACGGTGGTTGCAGAAGTATTACCCTCACAACacccaaaattcataacatcCTTACCACCATTATTGCCCTTCACGGATGCATTGAAGCAATCATCGGATGAATCCTTTGGTTTGTAGCATTCACCAAACACCAAATCAGTATTTCATTTGAATTATTCAGCTCAAACACCCAAATAACTCAATTTGTTGTTAGGGAAATCTAATGAAACTATCATGCAAAAATTTCATCAAAATAATCAATCCTCCTTCAACATCGAATTCTAGCCATTAAAACAAATTCGAAAATCAATTCTAAATACTTAAGGAAGTTTCAATTTTGATTCGACATCATCAAAATATCAACACCATCGATTCATTCGAACCATAAAATTCATTTCAAAATATATTCATCCACGGTGAAACAACAATATCAACGGTCCATAAAATTGGTTCCAATATCAAAATATTATTACAAAATAATTCTATCACAAGATTTGATTAGCAAAGTATAACATAATAATCGAGAAATATAAGAATCGACCAAGAagtcaaaaattttaaattgcaCAATTTCACATGGAGATTAGGTCACTTCATAAAATATCACATCAGTTACCTGAATGGCTGGCTTGAGGCGGAGGTCGGCGGCACTGCTTGAGTCGGAGGCGATGAACGTGGCCGGCGGGAGGAAGGGTGAAGCAGGGGTTGAAGACGCGTTGTGGAGAGACATACCGAAAGATGCAAGTTTTTGATATTTGTTTGCCTTTGCAGATGTCGGAGGAGAGCAAGGTGAAGGAACGCATGAGAATGGAAAGGGCAAAAAAAGGAACGATTCTCATCTGTTTCAGTCAGTTAGTTTTTTGAGATGACCGGGTAAGACGTTCAAGGATCGAGTAAGATGCATCATATGGAGGTATCAAACGCACTGATGTAACATCCGGTTTCCCAAGTatattattttcttattaattaagaaattttttgagtgactcgatgagttggtgcctcaactcgtcgagtagagtcgcatTCGGTGACGTGGATTAatgaggcgactcgacgagtctgtgagctgactcgccgagtcagcgttGCTGAAGGAAATCCTAAATTCTCgggcatgtgccctatttaaggacaCTTATAGCCTCCATTTCGTTTCACCAACACCCTTatacccttgagagaaaccctaacgtCCATAGTGAGCTTGAGTGGAGAGAATAGCTAAACTTGTGATCATTTTGGTTCATTTTCTTGAAGAGGAAGGAAGGTTCATCACAAGAGCAAGAAGGAAGGGCTAGAGGATCTGTTCTTCTTCATCTCAAGCTTCTGATTAAGGTAAAAAGattttaccttttcttgtagaATGGTTAGATCTCATGTTCTTGAGATTTAGGGCTAGTATCACCTTCATGTTGGGACTTTGGATGCATCAAACCCCTTATTGAGTctagacttcagatctagaccttgtgaggtccagagagtccaaaAGTTCAGAGCTTTAGTTGCCCAATTGAAGAGTTTTACATTATGGAAGCATTAATGGAGTGGTGATGGCATATAGAGCAAAATATGCCATGCATGGCCATCAAGATTGAATCTTTACGTGACTTTTAGACATTGGGAGACTAAATCTAGAGGTTGGAGTTGCAGATTTGTTTTCAAGTGCCCAATTATGGAACTCGATTgggtagactcgtcgagtctataggAGGACGTGACGAGTCGTGCCGGGTTTGTCCCTACGTTCGTGGCCTATTGATAACTCGTCGAGCTGGGGGTTTAACTCGACGAGTGctctcggcgagtcacatgggggtttaactcgacgagttgagagaaAACTTAGCAAGATCCCTGATGatacgagtgcactcggcgagtcacatgggtgcactcggtgagtcaggcCAACTTTGACAGTTGACTTGCATCGACTCTGTTGACTTTGAGGGGGAGTTAATTATGAACATTTGAGACCATAGAGGAGTAAAATACTCTTTTACCCATCCCAAGTGTTGGAAAGAGAATAAGATAACTTGTGGTGTACTTAAGTAAGAATGAGTATTGATTAGTGATACTTATCAAATGTGTTAGGCGAAGGTTAGTTCGAGAGTTCCGAGTACATGTCTATTACTTGAtagctacgaggtgagtcttctcactatactttacctagagtggtagtaTGTATGACCGAAAGGTCTTTTGTGCTTAATTAAAGTTGTATATTGTATGTgtgatatatgttatgttatgaccggaccggagggtccaacgagccatgggaccggagggtcccaacCAGACCGGATCAGAGAGTCCAACGAACCGTGGAGccagagggtcccactaagacacacggACCGGAGGGTCTAcagtgttatagcctcgagtggctaatatgtgttgtatgtggtattttggggaactcactaagctttgtgcttaccatgttatatgttatgtgtttcaggtagttctgaggaccgcgggaaggcatcgacatgattgtacacacccaCTGAAGATTGTTTGTGATTTTAGAGGATCCTGGAGTTTTATGAATTGTTCTcttaaaacatgatttttggATGAATTGGATTGTGACATTTTATGGTTTAAATATTAAAATCAATGTGTTTAGAAATTAAAATTTTGGtaaaattttacgttgttacaagttggtatcagagccttggtttgagggattcagatgcacctcctggtgtgtttgaactcaaactgaggatttgagaaaagttttcgaAAGAAAGGAAAAATTTTAAAACAGGAACAAGTTTTAAGACAAAACAAGTGGaagcggtgtgtacaatcagccagagcccgaacggtgatttcccaaaatagccTTACTTGTATTATAAAATTacatgagatatttatgagatattatgcatgctagagagtaggctaggtattcttattaggactagagtgtcctgatttgtgatgccataGCTTAGGGATTCCTGCTATCCGTGATTTGCTTTGAGTATGATTTGAGTAGGAGTATGCAGCACGGATGAGCTATGAGAGGACTCTTGAAAGTGTAGGGTGTGCAGTAAGAGATAGAGTATGTGAGATCTAGGATTcgaggaggaggacttagggtgaatactgatgtggtgtggaatgtagtattgggcccgtacaactgaaagcaccagatcggtgaacagtccaagtaagaatccttaggatgctaagtatCAAGTAGTGGTGTGTGATCGAGTGTGAGAATGCTTAAGTGAGTCTCTGATTATtctgtgttgtgtttcagagacatcatggtgggtacgcaCCATCACCCCGAGAGCAGTGGAGCTGGCGATGATGAGATTCAcaggatgattcacgaggaggtagccaCAACCATCTGAGAGGCTATcctagagatgtttgggtctattaagaccaccttgattgagacgtttgatgagttTTATGCTGTCACCGAGGCGGCggctgctgcagccaccgcaacCGTCGTTGCTGCCAGACCACAGGGGGTGACTTgttgctgtaccgggagttcagcaacacgaagccacaagtgtttgatgggactcaggatccgattgccgcgatgagatggatatctgatatcgaggggtgcttctatacttgttcgTGTCTGGAGCACTTGAGAgtacggttcgcgttgaaccagcttcgcttgggggcgaaggactggtggcaGTTTGTGACATCCAGCTATGCTCCTGCAGAGCTCattgcagtgacttgggagagatttACCATGATGTTTAGAGAGGAGTATGTTGCCcgggtggagagggaacggttggcccaggagtttttgtCCCTCAAGCAGAGGACAGAGTCAGTGACAGtgattatgtgacatccccaatttcacgaccaTAAAAGAcctatttgtttatgttttgtttttaaaatcagagtaatcatttaaaggaaactgttgcggaatttgttcccaaaataaaaatgttgggtcaaaaatatggtttatactttgcttttctaggcaattatattttatgtaatgttttatgaatttacggttgtgtttacggccatgaacaggtttacagccatgaacttgtttgtcacacccccaaaccagaacggtggaaacgttcgggggcggaggacttcatgtaagtatcacaacacatgcaatatagtaatcaaagtacaaacaaccattgcattaataagtataaattttacataagtgtttaaacattacatattcaaacaccaaagtaggtacagtAGAAGACAAGAGTCGCAGTACGGTACTAGGtagtcttctcaaaagcttcgggaatgtacctgtctactggattcctgagaatacaagttaatttgaaagagtagatcgacatttaagctggtgagttcataagtattttagttctaTAAAGTATACTCTAAGTTCTTGGAAAAGTTCGTTGGTTcctcaaaaaatcctatatttcctgaggTAATAAACTGATAACCTCAATAGTTCCCTATGCAATTACTTAGTTTGTACtaattatgtataacctaatATTGAATGGACAGTTAAAtgggtgtatctgccctaagcccacaactagacaaggaacaggaagtaaggcggaagtcacacatttcactgtcaatcagatattacttatatataactctgatgtaaaaattaaggaattatagaattaaccactaaatgtcctttatgttatactagtttacaGAGAGTGAATGACTAAGTTCCAATTGTAAAAGTAgtttaatcccataaaccgtttcatttgtaaaagtagtttaatccc encodes:
- the LOC111881201 gene encoding GRF1-interacting factor 1 isoform X1 produces the protein MQHQLMHQMQHRPTPTPTGAFNTTTITTDHIQQYLDENKALILNILENQSTGKFSECAENQTRLQHNLMYLAAIADCQPKSSSTQLQQQQLQQMVPNSHMLTQSHTVFPQQPPFTMIQQQQQHVLQSQLGIQAPRSGSGTSMEGQGCGVFPDFSFGEVASSHGVRTATFLTAKDNRGIAGSASSHDTHEHEGSHDFPQKKGKLTTTT
- the LOC111881201 gene encoding GRF1-interacting factor 1 isoform X2; the encoded protein is MQHQLMHQMQHRPTPTPTGAFNTTTITTDHIQQYLDENKALILNILENQSTGKFSECAENQTRLQHNLMYLAAIADCQPKSSSTQLQQLQQMVPNSHMLTQSHTVFPQQPPFTMIQQQQQHVLQSQLGIQAPRSGSGTSMEGQGCGVFPDFSFGEVASSHGVRTATFLTAKDNRGIAGSASSHDTHEHEGSHDFPQKKGKLTTTT
- the LOC111881200 gene encoding F-box/kelch-repeat protein OR23, with translation MPPPLTSYSFTSGAEFHTQNPTLTLIPGLPDDLATLILAFLPFSHHGRLKSICKSWKQFFSSRTLRSIRHKHIPLLKRSHILCIFPQDPSISSPYLFDPQNLAWCYLPPMPCNPHVYGLCNFTSVSHDSRLYVLGGSLFDTRSFPLDRPSPSSAAFRYDFVTQSWDSLPPMLSPRGSFACAAIPNTDRILVAGGGSRHTMFGAAGSRMSSVEMYDIRRNEWVALDGLPRFRAGCVGFMVGNVDEEKEFWVMGGYGESRTILGVFPVDEYYRDAVVMQLKNGGVGKWRELGDMWEEGERRQLGRIAIVEDINGGSPGIFMLDKNDIFRYDMASNHWWKETSVPKRAADESSMGFTALNSELHVMVLYNGADSAENRRLRRNKRSASIFLQIYHPQKKTWRTLITKPPFQQPLDFKTAVMCTIRL